The Aeromicrobium yanjiei genome includes a region encoding these proteins:
- a CDS encoding DUF222 domain-containing protein, whose amino-acid sequence MLDDRQMIDQIVIRREAMASLDAAEAADLVDYVDRAPGPRRADAAVHELSLALTQPVPTIERRIAQARRLRSTMPTVWQAWHDGRLSTSAVGEIDRAARRLTHPTSRVDLDGQAVDAASGRTPGQLSRWLDRWVERTEAHAARARHETARADRAVRLRPLGDAMTRLTVDIPATEAAAIAQRLTAAAHALASDDPRTLDQARADIVCDVLLDRRDGALGYRAVIGITVPLSSLLGFSDAPGELTDRSATIPAFIVREAVADEHSLLYRLVTDDIGNLLTVQWLGRFAPARLRQVLAFRDGTSVFPTSSVPAAHCDSDHTDPWPAPTHAANTGPLNRRAHRLKTEGLIDLRQPTPGVFAWTTHTGHRYTRRPEPVPIADWDLPPPHPA is encoded by the coding sequence GTGCTCGACGACCGCCAGATGATCGATCAGATCGTGATCCGCCGCGAGGCCATGGCCTCCCTCGACGCTGCCGAGGCCGCCGATCTGGTGGACTACGTCGACCGCGCCCCGGGCCCGCGCCGGGCCGATGCCGCAGTCCACGAGCTGTCGCTCGCACTGACCCAGCCGGTGCCCACGATCGAGCGGCGCATCGCCCAGGCACGGCGGCTGCGGTCCACGATGCCCACGGTCTGGCAGGCCTGGCACGACGGACGCCTGAGCACGAGCGCGGTCGGTGAGATCGACCGGGCCGCCCGGCGCCTGACCCATCCCACCTCCCGGGTCGACCTCGACGGCCAAGCCGTGGACGCCGCGAGCGGCCGCACCCCGGGCCAGCTGTCACGGTGGCTGGACCGGTGGGTCGAACGCACCGAGGCCCACGCCGCCCGCGCCCGTCACGAGACCGCCCGTGCCGACCGGGCGGTGCGCCTGCGTCCCCTGGGCGACGCGATGACCCGGCTGACCGTGGACATCCCGGCCACCGAGGCCGCGGCGATCGCCCAAAGGCTCACCGCTGCCGCCCACGCACTGGCCTCCGACGACCCCCGGACCCTTGACCAGGCCCGCGCCGACATCGTGTGCGACGTGCTGCTGGATCGCCGCGACGGAGCCCTGGGCTACCGCGCGGTCATCGGGATCACCGTGCCCCTGTCATCGCTGCTGGGCTTCAGCGACGCCCCCGGCGAGCTGACCGACCGGTCCGCGACCATCCCCGCCTTCATCGTGCGCGAGGCCGTGGCCGACGAGCACAGCCTCCTGTATCGCCTGGTCACCGACGACATCGGCAACCTGCTGACCGTGCAGTGGCTGGGCCGCTTCGCCCCCGCCCGCCTCCGACAAGTCCTGGCGTTTCGCGACGGCACCTCGGTGTTCCCCACCAGCTCGGTGCCCGCCGCCCACTGCGACAGCGACCACACCGATCCCTGGCCCGCGCCCACCCACGCCGCCAACACCGGCCCGCTGAACCGCCGCGCCCACCGGCTCAAGACCGAAGGCCTCATCGACCTGCGACAGCCCACACCTGGGGTCTTCGCATGGACCACCCACACGGGGCACCGCTACACACGACGTCCCGAACCCGTCCCGATCGCCGACTGGGACCTCCCGCCACCGCACCCCGCCTGA
- a CDS encoding MotA/TolQ/ExbB proton channel family protein: MSDKIYDFIFRVAEVLELPVVILTLLALAVVLVEVGALITELIKRRSRTFSALARAGASARRAVDERRMDEASALLQTVAWSGPVGKAFKVLVGAVDKPGADTRIAKELADFDFGRQARLGRTRLLVRLGPALGLMGTLIPLAPALDGLARGDVDALTENLRLAFSITVLGILIGVIALALSLLRERLYGQDFSDLEYVAAILTDDGSAAASIAPTGTITPSVPPTPSRPVTSSETVSLPPLVPPAPPAAPAPSGTDVSS, from the coding sequence ATGAGCGACAAGATCTACGACTTCATCTTCCGCGTCGCGGAGGTGCTCGAGCTCCCGGTCGTGATCCTCACCCTGCTCGCCCTCGCTGTCGTCCTGGTCGAGGTCGGGGCACTCATCACCGAGCTCATCAAGCGTCGCAGCCGTACGTTCTCGGCCCTCGCCCGTGCCGGCGCCTCCGCCCGTCGCGCGGTCGACGAGCGGCGCATGGACGAGGCCTCGGCCCTGCTGCAGACCGTCGCGTGGTCCGGGCCCGTCGGCAAGGCGTTCAAGGTGCTCGTGGGCGCGGTCGACAAGCCGGGCGCCGACACCCGCATCGCCAAGGAGCTCGCGGACTTCGACTTCGGCCGCCAGGCCCGGCTCGGCCGCACCCGCCTCCTGGTCCGCCTCGGCCCGGCCCTCGGCCTGATGGGCACCCTCATCCCGCTCGCCCCGGCGTTGGACGGACTGGCACGCGGCGACGTCGACGCGCTGACCGAGAACCTGCGCCTGGCGTTCAGCATCACCGTGCTGGGCATCCTCATCGGCGTCATCGCGCTCGCCCTGTCGCTGCTCCGCGAGCGCCTCTACGGCCAGGACTTCTCCGATCTCGAGTACGTCGCGGCGATCCTGACCGACGACGGCTCCGCTGCGGCCTCGATCGCCCCGACCGGCACGATCACGCCGAGCGTCCCGCCCACGCCGTCGCGACCCGTCACGAGCTCGGAGACCGTCTCGCTCCCGCCGCTCGTGCCGCCCGCTCCGCCGGCGGCCCCCGCCCCGAGCGGGACGGACGTCTCCTCATGA
- a CDS encoding PKD domain-containing protein produces the protein MRLVRRRSAALVAALALAGTSLSLAPSPVSAAECTGGTACVIVNVVRTVDGNQTTLYRGAVTADQIKEWSDFDETRQYYKRRNVAGDVSEGPTVKAKRGISLHALLAKISELHPEAGRPATFSETPNASQIPSVLSDAELADPAEADYPFDDSLPPAVYLAGDQIGYVRPLRDANKDVNISDIFKVSGPLELTFHTTGKLLEPSVKVDKTDVTTKTKNTFSVSYAKEPGTRIIRTRWDFGDGSVKGTKRESPSKTYAKKGTYPVSVSVYGANGSYGRSSAVEMKVEKPPKPPKAPDSGGTGGGTGGGTGGGTGGGTGGGGYVPPYDPAPIEPEPLDPPSDISPDQDIPDDEPTETAPVDDGLEEVEGYVLAGAEIVPGGSPEAIPGTQDTSRPTPASEASLRKRVATWVLAGLTIALLVGAGAASETRWFRNRLRPLRRRA, from the coding sequence ATGCGCCTCGTACGCCGTCGCTCCGCCGCGCTGGTCGCGGCCCTGGCCCTCGCGGGCACCAGCCTCAGCCTCGCCCCGTCACCTGTCTCGGCCGCCGAGTGCACGGGTGGCACCGCGTGCGTCATCGTCAACGTCGTCCGCACCGTCGACGGGAACCAGACCACCCTCTACCGGGGCGCCGTCACGGCCGATCAGATCAAGGAATGGTCGGACTTCGACGAGACGCGGCAGTACTACAAGCGCCGCAACGTCGCCGGCGACGTCTCGGAGGGTCCGACCGTCAAGGCGAAGCGCGGCATCTCGTTGCACGCGCTGCTGGCCAAGATCAGCGAGCTGCACCCCGAGGCAGGCAGGCCGGCGACCTTCTCCGAGACGCCCAACGCCAGCCAGATCCCCTCGGTCCTCTCCGACGCTGAGCTCGCGGACCCCGCCGAGGCCGACTACCCGTTCGACGACAGCCTCCCCCCGGCGGTCTACCTGGCCGGCGACCAGATCGGCTACGTCCGACCGCTGCGCGACGCCAACAAGGACGTCAACATCTCCGACATCTTCAAGGTGTCAGGCCCCCTCGAGCTCACGTTCCACACCACCGGCAAGCTCCTGGAGCCCTCGGTCAAGGTCGACAAGACCGACGTGACGACCAAGACCAAGAACACGTTCTCGGTCTCGTACGCCAAGGAGCCCGGCACCCGCATCATCAGGACGCGGTGGGACTTCGGCGACGGCTCGGTCAAGGGGACCAAGCGCGAGAGCCCGTCCAAGACCTATGCCAAGAAGGGCACCTACCCCGTGTCCGTGAGCGTCTACGGCGCCAACGGCTCCTACGGTCGCTCGTCCGCGGTGGAGATGAAGGTCGAGAAGCCACCGAAGCCCCCGAAGGCGCCCGACTCCGGCGGCACCGGTGGCGGAACCGGTGGCGGAACCGGGGGCGGAACCGGCGGGGGAACAGGTGGCGGCGGATACGTCCCGCCGTACGACCCGGCCCCGATCGAACCGGAGCCTCTCGACCCGCCGTCCGACATCTCTCCGGACCAGGACATCCCCGACGACGAGCCGACCGAGACCGCGCCGGTCGACGACGGCCTCGAGGAGGTCGAGGGCTATGTGCTGGCGGGCGCCGAGATCGTGCCCGGCGGATCCCCCGAGGCCATCCCCGGGACCCAGGACACCAGCCGGCCCACTCCCGCGTCCGAGGCGTCGCTCCGCAAGCGCGTCGCGACCTGGGTGCTCGCGGGTCTCACGATCGCCCTGCTCGTCGGCGCCGGCGCCGCGAGTGAGACACGATGGTTCCGAAACCGACTGCGCCCACTCAGGAGACGTGCATGA
- a CDS encoding DUF2149 domain-containing protein, which yields MIKVTPRARVHQDKAGDPLDGLVNMFDIGIVLAVGFLIAALSSLGLSGAVNEGGLTKPALGEVTVKPGETVEDVPDEGVKTVGRGTPVGTVYRLADGRLVYVTGDGTAAPVSPGADPTDPTSPADPTAPADPSATDDVPSADVPDIPAP from the coding sequence ATGATCAAGGTGACGCCGCGGGCCCGCGTCCACCAGGACAAGGCCGGTGACCCGCTCGACGGGCTGGTCAACATGTTCGACATCGGCATCGTCCTGGCCGTGGGCTTCCTCATCGCCGCGCTGTCGTCCCTGGGCCTGTCCGGGGCGGTCAACGAGGGCGGACTGACCAAGCCCGCTCTCGGCGAGGTGACGGTCAAGCCCGGGGAGACCGTCGAGGACGTCCCCGACGAGGGGGTCAAGACCGTGGGCCGCGGCACGCCCGTCGGCACGGTCTACCGCCTCGCGGACGGCCGCCTGGTCTACGTCACGGGCGACGGCACCGCCGCGCCGGTCAGCCCCGGCGCGGACCCGACCGATCCCACGTCTCCCGCCGACCCCACCGCCCCGGCCGATCCGTCGGCGACGGACGACGTCCCGTCCGCGGACGTGCCCGACATCCCGGCTCCCTGA
- a CDS encoding alkane 1-monooxygenase yields MTIEATVDGTVIQWRDRKRHLWVIGAIVPLIPVAMWGIYAVTDSTLAWYFGPFFMFVVVPLADLVAGRDGENPPDEVLEQLEEDRYYRWVTYLFIPAQIAGLVWGAYLLGGGTLPGIEDPLTIAQKIGLSLGLGMVAGIGINTAHELGHKKQEHERWFARVALAQTFYGHFFIEHNRGHHVRVATPEDPASGRLGETVWEFMPRTVTGSLRSAWELEKKRFGRLKTSHWSPRNDVLNAWAFSVVLWGALMVAFGWQILPYLVLQAVVGIWLLESVNYLEHYGMKRQKLASGRYERVNPSHSWNSNNIGTNVLLYHLQRHSDHHANPTRRYQALRDFKEAPTLPTGYAGMIVLTWVPQIWRSVMDEKVLDHYDGDLSRTNLHPRTAARYRRRHAGAGA; encoded by the coding sequence ATGACGATCGAGGCCACCGTCGACGGGACGGTCATCCAGTGGCGTGACCGCAAGCGCCACCTGTGGGTCATCGGGGCCATCGTCCCGCTGATCCCTGTCGCGATGTGGGGCATCTACGCCGTCACCGACTCAACCCTCGCGTGGTACTTCGGACCGTTCTTCATGTTCGTGGTCGTCCCGCTCGCCGACCTGGTGGCGGGCCGGGACGGCGAGAACCCGCCTGACGAGGTCCTCGAGCAGCTCGAGGAGGATCGCTACTACCGATGGGTGACCTACTTGTTCATCCCTGCGCAGATCGCCGGACTCGTCTGGGGTGCGTACCTGCTCGGCGGTGGCACTCTGCCGGGCATCGAGGACCCCTTGACGATCGCCCAGAAGATCGGCCTCTCGCTCGGGCTGGGCATGGTCGCCGGGATCGGCATCAACACCGCGCACGAGCTGGGCCACAAGAAGCAGGAGCACGAGCGCTGGTTCGCCCGCGTCGCTCTCGCGCAGACGTTCTACGGACACTTCTTCATCGAGCACAACCGCGGCCACCACGTCCGCGTCGCCACCCCCGAGGACCCGGCGAGCGGCCGCCTCGGCGAGACCGTCTGGGAGTTCATGCCGCGCACCGTGACCGGCAGCCTCAGGAGTGCGTGGGAGCTGGAGAAGAAGCGCTTCGGACGCCTGAAGACGTCGCACTGGTCGCCGCGCAACGACGTGCTCAACGCGTGGGCGTTCTCGGTCGTCCTGTGGGGTGCGCTCATGGTCGCCTTCGGCTGGCAGATCCTGCCGTACCTCGTGCTGCAGGCCGTCGTCGGCATCTGGCTGCTCGAGTCGGTCAACTACCTCGAGCACTACGGGATGAAGCGCCAGAAGCTCGCATCGGGCCGCTACGAGCGGGTCAACCCGAGCCACAGCTGGAACTCCAACAACATCGGCACCAACGTGCTGCTCTACCACCTGCAGCGTCACAGCGACCACCACGCCAACCCGACCCGCCGCTACCAGGCCCTGCGGGACTTCAAGGAGGCGCCGACGTTGCCCACGGGGTACGCGGGCATGATCGTCCTGACGTGGGTGCCGCAGATCTGGAGGTCGGTGATGGACGAGAAGGTGCTGGACCACTACGACGGCGACCTGTCCCGCACCAACCTGCATCCGCGCACCGCAGCGCGCTATCGGCGCCGCCACGCGGGGGCGGGAGCCTGA
- a CDS encoding NAD(P)/FAD-dependent oxidoreductase codes for MTHRTVIVGAGIAGVSAAAALRSAGYDGTIDLLGDEPGLPYRRPPVSKEIIRGDKTADEVRIKKAEWYEQQGIALRTGVSVTSIDTEARAVRLSEGEPLLYDQLLLATGGRARSPWDADGVRTLRGLADVPRLKDELSARGPVVVVGAGLIGSEIAASARELGCDVTLLETASLPLPRLLPTALGEMYRDLHKAEGTDLHTGVMVSSIQDEAGTTVVRSVDGRTWSAPVVVVAVGMEPNVELADAAGIGIAPASEGGGILVDDRGRTSAPGVFAAGDVANQPNGVLGGRHRVEHWQGAQNHGTAVGKVMAGGDGAFVEVPWCWSDQYGVNLQVAGWPQGSHDMVVRGSIGDRDFIAYLLDDGVVRGAVSIGRPRDVRTARAWIADHARLDEVLDPEAGA; via the coding sequence ATGACCCACCGCACCGTCATCGTCGGAGCCGGCATCGCCGGCGTCAGCGCCGCGGCCGCCCTGCGGTCCGCCGGCTACGACGGCACGATCGACCTGCTCGGCGACGAGCCCGGCCTGCCGTACCGACGCCCTCCGGTCTCCAAGGAGATCATCCGCGGTGACAAGACCGCGGACGAGGTCCGCATCAAGAAGGCCGAGTGGTACGAGCAGCAGGGCATCGCGCTGCGCACGGGCGTCTCGGTGACCTCGATCGACACCGAGGCGAGGGCGGTACGCCTCAGCGAGGGCGAGCCGCTGCTCTACGACCAGCTGCTGCTCGCGACGGGTGGTCGGGCCCGCAGCCCGTGGGACGCGGACGGCGTCCGCACGCTGCGTGGTCTCGCCGACGTCCCGAGGCTCAAGGACGAGCTCTCGGCGCGCGGGCCGGTCGTCGTGGTCGGCGCGGGCCTGATCGGCTCGGAGATCGCCGCCAGCGCCCGCGAGCTCGGCTGCGACGTGACGCTGCTGGAGACCGCCTCCCTGCCGCTCCCGCGCCTGCTGCCGACTGCGCTGGGGGAGATGTACCGCGACCTGCACAAGGCCGAGGGCACCGACCTGCACACCGGTGTCATGGTCTCCTCGATCCAGGACGAGGCGGGCACCACGGTCGTCCGGTCCGTCGACGGTCGCACGTGGTCCGCGCCGGTGGTCGTGGTCGCGGTCGGCATGGAGCCCAACGTGGAGCTCGCGGACGCCGCGGGCATCGGCATCGCGCCGGCGTCCGAGGGCGGCGGGATCCTGGTGGACGACCGCGGCCGGACGTCCGCCCCCGGGGTCTTCGCTGCCGGCGACGTCGCCAACCAGCCCAACGGGGTGCTCGGCGGGCGCCATCGCGTCGAGCACTGGCAGGGTGCCCAGAACCACGGCACCGCGGTCGGCAAGGTCATGGCCGGCGGCGACGGTGCATTCGTCGAGGTCCCGTGGTGCTGGTCGGACCAGTACGGCGTGAACCTCCAGGTGGCGGGCTGGCCCCAGGGCTCCCACGACATGGTCGTGCGGGGATCGATCGGCGATCGCGACTTCATCGCCTACCTGCTCGACGACGGCGTCGTGCGGGGTGCGGTGTCGATCGGCAGGCCGCGCGACGTCCGCACCGCGCGGGCCTGGATCGCCGACCACGCGAGGCTCGACGAGGTGCTGGACCCCGAGGCCGGCGCGTGA
- a CDS encoding rubredoxin, which yields MAQFICPNCEYVYDEERGNPREGWPAGTPFADVDPDWTCPDCGVREQVDFLPHTTTPGDLS from the coding sequence GTGGCACAGTTCATCTGCCCGAACTGCGAGTACGTCTACGACGAGGAGCGCGGCAACCCCCGCGAGGGGTGGCCCGCCGGCACCCCGTTCGCCGACGTCGACCCCGATTGGACGTGCCCCGACTGCGGGGTGCGCGAGCAGGTCGACTTCCTGCCCCACACCACCACCCCAGGAGATCTGTCATGA
- a CDS encoding TetR family transcriptional regulator, whose protein sequence is MTVRVRLLDAAHAVIESTGWSTVTMAAVAEAAGVSRQTVYNEFGTKRGLAEQLALRELDRFLGVVRERMAAADDLLDGIRSACEGALEMGRRSVLVRTVVGSLPGEHDTDLLQILTTESGEIVEAAVLVVRQSIEELFAPTPFTSDELEVAVESVVRLVLSALTRPSKPPAEAADDIAWLVGLALRGAAARG, encoded by the coding sequence GTGACGGTCAGGGTGCGGCTGCTCGACGCAGCCCACGCGGTCATCGAGTCGACCGGCTGGTCGACGGTCACGATGGCGGCCGTCGCCGAGGCCGCCGGAGTGAGCAGGCAGACCGTCTACAACGAGTTCGGCACCAAGCGCGGACTGGCCGAGCAGCTCGCCCTGCGCGAGCTCGACCGGTTCCTCGGGGTGGTCCGGGAGCGCATGGCGGCCGCCGACGACCTCCTCGACGGCATCCGGTCCGCGTGCGAGGGCGCGCTGGAGATGGGCCGGCGAAGCGTGCTGGTCCGTACGGTCGTGGGCTCGTTGCCCGGGGAGCACGACACCGACCTGCTGCAGATCTTGACGACCGAGTCGGGCGAGATCGTGGAGGCCGCGGTGCTGGTGGTGCGCCAGAGCATCGAGGAGCTCTTCGCGCCGACACCGTTCACGAGCGACGAGCTGGAGGTCGCGGTGGAGTCGGTCGTCCGCCTGGTGCTGTCTGCGCTCACCCGCCCCTCGAAGCCCCCCGCCGAGGCCGCGGACGACATCGCCTGGCTCGTGGGGCTGGCCCTGCGCGGCGCGGCCGCCCGGGGCTGA
- a CDS encoding rubredoxin, which translates to MKRWECQQCGFVYDEAEGWVEEDIPPGTKWEDIPDDWTCPDCGAAKADFVMVEL; encoded by the coding sequence ATGAAGCGTTGGGAATGCCAGCAGTGCGGCTTCGTCTACGACGAGGCGGAAGGCTGGGTCGAGGAGGACATCCCGCCCGGCACCAAGTGGGAGGACATCCCTGACGACTGGACGTGCCCCGACTGCGGTGCGGCCAAGGCCGACTTCGTGATGGTGGAGCTCTGA